The Helianthus annuus cultivar XRQ/B chromosome 15, HanXRQr2.0-SUNRISE, whole genome shotgun sequence genomic sequence ACAAAGTATTAAACTCAAGTCCGAATATATGGGGGTTTCTAAAGTCTGGAGTGAACAGATTCAGTTATCTGTTAGAATGTATACAGGTCATAGGTTAGTTCCTTTGGCACGACCCGTTACGTAAGAATAAGATTAATTCGCTAGATTGAGCGTAGATTGATTAAAATGTGGTTTGTACCTATCCGAGTGTAAGgactcattggataaaggttatTTAAACAAGCATTCTGATTTGGAAAGATTTAGAAAGGTTTTGACCCGTTAAGCGTAGTTTATGCGAACTAGGTTTGCATAACTAGTTATACGCATAAAGACGAGTTTTGAAGGTCGGATGGGCATACGACAAGTCTAAGtagtaaaatatatttttagatgAAGAACATACTGTTACAAAGTCAGATTAAGGTTTGGTTTAGTTTAAAGTCATTTAATTAGCTCATTTGACCACATAAGGGCATTGTGGTCATTTTTAACAACCTATTCACGACTTGTCATTAAACGTATCAAACGGAATGACCATATGGTATAACTTCAAAGAGTTATACTCAACAATATTATGGTCctaaaacaagtttaaaacaGATCTAAAcgttgaccaaacgggtcagaatcaaaagtcaaagcaaaagtcaaactgcttgacttttGACTTAAAAAGAGACCCGAAACTAAATTGGACAAGTTGAGCATGCTATTATCAGTTTATATGAGTTGTAAAACTTGTTCATATGTCAAAAAAAATTTAGTTACAAGTTATAGAAACCATTTATACCATTTAGTCGAAAATTCAACTTTTACTTAATATGCTCAACTTAATAATTCGACTAGTAAACGTAGTAATAAGAAGGTATGATCATAGAGAGATCATACTATCGTTATTACGATCACATAGGAAAGTTCGGATTGAACTTTACCTTGACCAAAATGGTCAAAAGCTaaagtcaaacagaaagtcaaCTGTTTGACTTTATACTTCAAATAATTAATATAATTGAAAAGGACTATGTAGAAACACTTACTTGGAAGTGTTTGAGCAGAAAAGAACTTGAAATGGGAATCCTCTTGTCTAGAGGAAAGCTCCAAGAGAGTTAGATAGAAGAGAGTATGAATGAGCAAAGATGAGGGAGGTTtcatggctatttatacttgaatGAGTGAAAGGAGATCATGCAAAGTGTTAGGGATTGTTCGAGGATCATCCCAGGTGTGCAATGAGGTGTTAGAAGCTGCACAAGGGTGGCATAATGCGAGATAGGTGGCAACATGGCAGAAATACATGGGCAGCAAGCATAAACTGCCACTGGCagtcctttacggaccgtaagtgtttatagcttacggtccgtaaggaccttaaGCGCGCAGATCTTTTGAactagcttacggaccgtaaggggtaaGTCCTTGCGGTTCGTATGGTTtccatttgaaccatccccttgTTCTATAATATATTATACATATTTCATGCAAATATTTTGCAAGAAATACAAACCAGATCTACTTAGCTTGTCGGAAAAACATATCTATTTTTTTGACAAGGATCTTCTACAACAAGTtcgtgatgaagatgatgaagcaCAAGATGATGCTAAAGATATGAATAAGAATCAAAGCAAGGAGAGATCAAGTGGAAGATAAAGCTTTCATTCTCTTGAAGAATGAAGATGCTAAAGCGTGATGATGTTGAAGGCATGGACTAGGAAATTAGGGGGCATATTGATGTGTAATTCCTTAATCCAATTGGGTCAAAAGTATCGGGTCGTTTATGTAATTAGTAAATAGTTAGGTTTATGATCTAATTACATTAGTTAGATAAGTGTGAGGACAGGAAGCCCCAAGATGAAAATTGTATAACCTACATCTAAAGGAATTGACATATCCAGGAATCAAGACTATTCAGAAAGGGCGGCAATATTCAGACGACATCAAGGGACGCGACTTTTCTTTAAGGGATGTGATGGTTCAGACACACCTCTTCCACATGTATAAATAGGattaggattttcaattgaaaatatGCACAATCATTCTTTAGAATCACATTCAATCAGGTTCAATAGaaatttttgttgttttattcttgttcttgtttcatctttATTTCATATCAAGTTCATAAATTGGGACCAACAAATTGTAGGATTTCACAACTATCCAAGGAACTACTATTCTTATTTCATCTTCAAGCCAAAAACCACTAGTAAATAGGACACCTGCATCATGGTTATTCATTTTTTACTAGTGCTAAAGTAGTCTAATAATAATCAAGTAACGAGCTATATAGTTAGAGAGGACTGAAGGTTATATATGAAAGGCatgcttgttttttttttaaaaaaaaatgaagacAACCACTTCTCAGTTATTTTATATACGAAAGACACGGCCTTGACTGGTAGGACACATGCTTCATATCTTAAGACCAAGAAGACAAAATACGTGTGGCCTTAAAAATGTAGGAACAGGTGGCTCGTAAAGAACTCCAAGACACATGAAAGAAAGGGCATCTCACTTCTTGCTCCTTAACCAATGCCAATTAATAACTTCAGAGATTTGTCTGCTAATCTCCAGATTGCACACGCTTCTTCATTAATGTGATCGTTTCTTAGTATCAAGTTGACACGTTTGTGTATGTATATAAGACCCACAACATCTTGTCATTGTCACAAACATCTGCATATCATTTCTTGTTTATACTCATGAAAATGGTTTCATTAGTGTCTTCTCCTTCATTACCCACCAATGTCCGCCATGTTCGATCCATCAGTTTGCCAAGCAGATCACATCCTTGCAATCTTCAAGTTGAAGAGGAACTAGCTCAACTCAAATCATGGGAGGCATCTTCCTCTTCAACAGCGAATGTAGAAACAGCCTGTGGTTCTATAGTGCGGCTGAAAAGACTGTACACATCTGTTAACGATCTTATCAGCTTGCCTCAGACCCAACAAGCCCTTTTGCACAGAAAGGATGATAAATTGGTTGATGAGTTACTGGATCTATCAATGAGTCTTTTAGATCTTTGTGGCTCCATAAAAGATGTCATGGAACAAGTAAGTGAGCAAACAAGAAATATCGAATCAGCTCTTAGAAGAAGAAAGGAGGGTCTGAAAAGTGACTCTTCCTCACTCTGGAAAATGAAGGATGCCAAAAGAGCAATTTTAGCACTAAAGAAAATGAATAATAAAATTGAGGGCATTGCTCTCTTGGATCTTGATCACCACCTCTCATCTCTGATTAGATCACTGAGAGATACATGTGCATTGAGTATTTCCATATTTGGATCACTCATCTCATCTATGTCCATATTTGGGTCAAAACCAAAGTCTACCAACTGGACAATAGTTTCAAATTTGATTCGTAAACCAAAAAAGGCGAGTGTAGATCAACCTCATATTTCAAATGAGGCTCTAGAATCCCACACTGAAGTCATTGAGGAGAGTTTAGAGTGCATGTCGAGGACCTTGATCAAAGAAAGGGTTTCTCTTCTTAATATTCGCTCTCAATAGGTTAACCGAGTTCAAATATTGGGATTTAAGTTTTAGTGGATCTGCCTGTATTTTTGTAAATGTTAGAATATGATGTAATATAAGAAAGTAGATTGTTTACTCGAATCAGGTGTCGCGTTAAGTTCATTATCTATAGTTGGGTTTTATATGTAAAACACTACAAGAAACGAGTACCTTTAACGGCGCCATGCGTCGCCGCTAAAAGCCCtttttgtcgccgctattggtttaagcggcgacatgtcgccgctaaagggTCGCCGGTATAGATCGGCTGCTATTGCCCTTTTTGTCGTCCGTATTAAACCTATCGCCGCTAATGCTTCTGCCAGAGAATATTTCCTGAAAGCTCGCCGTTGACGGAACCTGCAAATTCTCAAAAACTCAAACAAAGCATTACAAGTAATTTTCGGTCAAATCTCATAGCAAAGCATAAAAGGAAATTGCCAGAAAGCTTGTCGTATTTTTATTCAAATTTCATACTATACattcacaaactcac encodes the following:
- the LOC110864084 gene encoding uncharacterized protein LOC110864084; translated protein: MVSLVSSPSLPTNVRHVRSISLPSRSHPCNLQVEEELAQLKSWEASSSSTANVETACGSIVRLKRLYTSVNDLISLPQTQQALLHRKDDKLVDELLDLSMSLLDLCGSIKDVMEQVSEQTRNIESALRRRKEGLKSDSSSLWKMKDAKRAILALKKMNNKIEGIALLDLDHHLSSLIRSLRDTCALSISIFGSLISSMSIFGSKPKSTNWTIVSNLIRKPKKASVDQPHISNEALESHTEVIEESLECMSRTLIKERVSLLNIRSQ